The following coding sequences lie in one bacterium genomic window:
- a CDS encoding ATP-binding protein gives MHHILERQVRKFFKEGTPLSLDIQTLLKIVSDTYDNYDKDRQFMERSFDLSSEEFMELNHKIVKLFEELKAEKESVEQKVVQRTQELKQKIEELNISNQLLIKREEDLVRANDRLRELDKIKTEFISVAAHQLRTPLSAIKWTLSLLIDEHSDNLNPKQRSLLQKGFESNERIITLVNEMLVVTRIESGKMRYDFTFIHTEDLIDSVLSDFVSPAKVRNINLSYEKPPISLPRINADPGKIRAVLQNLIENAIFYTREGGRVTVSTKIENDFVKFIVNDNGIGIPEQQQSSIFTKFFRADNAVRLETDGSGLGLFIAKSIVDKHGGAIGFDSKENIGTTFYFTIPIVGIPM, from the coding sequence ATGCACCACATCCTTGAACGCCAAGTAAGAAAATTTTTCAAAGAAGGCACCCCGCTTTCTTTGGACATACAGACTTTGCTAAAAATAGTGAGCGATACATATGATAACTACGACAAAGATCGCCAGTTTATGGAACGTTCGTTCGACCTAAGTTCAGAAGAGTTCATGGAACTCAACCACAAAATAGTGAAGTTGTTCGAAGAATTAAAAGCAGAAAAGGAGAGTGTTGAACAAAAAGTAGTACAAAGAACTCAAGAACTCAAACAAAAAATAGAGGAGCTCAATATAAGCAACCAGCTACTTATTAAACGCGAGGAAGATCTTGTTCGCGCAAATGACCGCCTACGCGAACTTGATAAAATAAAGACTGAATTTATCTCCGTAGCAGCACACCAACTTCGTACCCCGCTTTCTGCAATCAAGTGGACCCTTTCATTATTAATCGATGAGCACTCAGACAACCTTAATCCAAAACAACGATCCCTTCTTCAAAAGGGATTCGAAAGCAATGAACGTATTATTACTCTTGTTAATGAAATGCTTGTGGTAACGCGCATAGAGTCAGGTAAAATGCGATATGATTTTACGTTCATTCACACCGAGGATTTGATTGACAGCGTACTTTCCGACTTTGTAAGCCCGGCCAAGGTACGGAACATCAACCTGTCATACGAAAAACCCCCTATTTCATTGCCTCGCATTAATGCGGATCCTGGGAAAATACGTGCGGTACTTCAAAATTTAATTGAAAATGCGATCTTTTACACCCGCGAGGGCGGTAGGGTTACTGTTTCTACAAAAATAGAAAATGATTTTGTAAAATTTATTGTGAACGATAACGGAATCGGTATTCCCGAGCAACAGCAGTCAAGTATTTTTACTAAATTCTTTCGCGCTGATAACGCAGTGAGACTTGAAACTGACGGCTCTGGGCTTGGTCTTTTTATAGCAAAAAGTATTGTGGATAAACATGGTGGAGCCATTGGTTTTGACAGCAAGGAAAATATCGGCACCACTTTTTATTTCACCATACCGATTGTTGGTATTCCCATGTAA